One Chryseobacterium sp. StRB126 genomic region harbors:
- a CDS encoding DUF4295 domain-containing protein: MAKKVVATLQSGQSKKMTKVVKMVKSSKSGAYVFEEKVMNADEVDGFLKK, translated from the coding sequence ATGGCAAAGAAAGTAGTAGCAACCCTACAAAGCGGTCAGTCTAAAAAAATGACTAAAGTGGTGAAAATGGTGAAGTCTTCTAAATCAGGAGCTTACGTTTTCGAAGAAAAAGTAATGAATGCTGATGAAGTAGATGGTTTTTTGAAAAAATAA
- a CDS encoding RidA family protein, whose product MKKILVLIGTVIFQFSFSQKTMDPIEYKSSPKVFSIPGLSQSVSIDCSTSRMILLSGQVPLDSKGNLVGENVEEQTHQIFKNIENILKEYGGTGKDIVKLGIFITDISKTPDFRKVRDEYINLQNPPVSSLIEASKLFRNDVLIEVEATAVIKTKDKNKLKL is encoded by the coding sequence ATGAAGAAGATTCTTGTTCTAATAGGTACGGTTATTTTTCAATTTTCATTCAGCCAGAAAACAATGGATCCCATAGAATACAAAAGTTCACCAAAAGTTTTCAGTATCCCTGGATTATCACAATCAGTAAGCATTGATTGCAGTACGTCCAGAATGATTTTATTATCTGGTCAGGTTCCTTTAGATTCAAAGGGAAACCTGGTAGGGGAAAATGTAGAAGAACAAACCCATCAGATTTTCAAAAACATTGAAAATATTCTGAAGGAGTATGGCGGTACAGGCAAAGACATTGTCAAACTTGGAATCTTCATCACAGATATATCAAAAACCCCGGATTTCAGAAAAGTCAGGGATGAATATATCAATCTTCAGAACCCTCCTGTAAGCAGCCTTATAGAGGCAAGTAAACTATTCAGGAATGATGTACTGATAGAAGTGGAAGCCACAGCAGTAATTAAAACAAAAGATAAGAATAAACTAAAACTATGA